A single region of the Massilia sp. erpn genome encodes:
- a CDS encoding glycosyltransferase gives MNPADGAHGRRLRILQLVPESLPSFRADVTALFGKYLPRYGVSCHLVGSASPAELGEHSFASARRPAYAVARWRRDLGFFLLCLRSLFGARRADCDLIQVRDMVTVGLFGLLAARLKGRPFVYWMSFLMSEARIERARARLAAGGGLRDRLVLAKGLLEYRLLHRVVLAHADHVFVQSDAMLELLHRQGVPRARMTAVPMAVDMEALAARPQPRRLPGWESGPLLAYLGTLDRMRDLNRVVDALAIVRRSVPDARLLLIGDAPNRADVEQLLAHARAQGLGDAVRVTGWLPAAEAWQLLVGADAAISYFPRSELLDTNSPTKLLEYLALALPCLGNDNPDQELVLRASAAGWLTGSSADDLAAAACAILADREGAARRAAAGPAYIEAQRSYRVLGERTARRYFELAR, from the coding sequence ATGAACCCAGCCGACGGCGCCCACGGGCGCCGCCTTCGTATCCTGCAGTTGGTCCCCGAGTCCCTGCCCAGTTTTCGCGCCGACGTCACGGCGCTGTTCGGTAAATACCTGCCGCGCTACGGCGTGAGCTGCCATCTGGTCGGCAGCGCCTCGCCGGCCGAGTTGGGCGAACACAGTTTCGCCTCGGCGCGCCGGCCGGCGTATGCGGTCGCGCGCTGGCGCCGCGACCTCGGTTTTTTCCTGTTATGCCTGCGTAGCCTGTTTGGCGCGCGGCGCGCCGACTGCGATCTGATCCAGGTGCGCGATATGGTGACGGTCGGCCTGTTCGGCCTGCTCGCGGCGCGGCTCAAGGGCCGCCCGTTTGTCTACTGGATGTCGTTTTTGATGAGCGAAGCGCGCATCGAGCGCGCCCGTGCGCGGCTGGCCGCCGGCGGCGGCCTGCGCGACCGCCTGGTGCTGGCCAAGGGCTTGCTGGAATACCGCCTGCTGCACCGGGTCGTGCTGGCGCACGCCGACCATGTGTTTGTGCAGAGCGATGCCATGCTGGAACTGCTGCACCGCCAGGGCGTGCCGCGCGCGCGCATGACGGCGGTGCCGATGGCGGTGGACATGGAGGCGCTGGCGGCACGGCCGCAGCCGCGCCGCCTGCCGGGCTGGGAAAGCGGCCCGCTGCTGGCATACCTGGGCACCCTGGACCGCATGCGCGATCTGAACCGGGTGGTCGACGCGCTGGCGATCGTGCGCCGCAGCGTGCCGGACGCCCGCCTGCTGTTGATCGGCGATGCGCCCAATCGCGCCGATGTGGAACAGTTGCTGGCGCATGCGCGCGCGCAGGGCCTGGGCGACGCGGTGCGCGTCACGGGCTGGCTGCCGGCCGCCGAGGCGTGGCAGTTGCTGGTGGGCGCCGACGCGGCCATCTCGTATTTCCCGCGCAGCGAGCTGCTCGACACCAATTCCCCGACCAAGCTGCTGGAGTACCTGGCGCTGGCCCTGCCTTGCCTGGGCAATGACAATCCGGACCAGGAACTGGTGCTGCGCGCGTCGGCCGCAGGCTGGCTGACCGGCAGTTCGGCCGACGACCTGGCGGCGGCGGCCTGCGCCATCCTGGCCGACCGCGAGGGCGCGGCCCGGCGCGCCGCAGCCGGTCCGGCCTATATTGAGGCCCAGCGCAGCTATCGCGTCCTGGGTGAACGGACGGCGCGCCGCTATTTCGAGCTGGCGCGCTGA
- a CDS encoding glycosyltransferase family 4 protein, which produces MKKIIMLGTGLDTPGGIAAVMRVYEEAGLMRRYGIRYLATHRDGSKWAKLGVMLRAYLDFFGMLLTGRVGLLHAHVASRASFWRKAGFFLLAFLFRIPSVLHLHGGEFAVFYGRECGPWRRAAIRFIYDRVSRVVVLSHGWKQWVQSISRNHHIEVIYNPVLMPAVLPAWEQRRPAAVLALGRLCRGKGSYDLLQAAAALAPQQPALELRLGGDGELDAVAARAAELQLDDQLQLLGWVSGQDKVAQLAQARVFVLPSYNEGLPMSILEAMAYGLPVVSTPVGGIPDAIAEGVEGFLVPPGDVAALAERLSRLLQDDALAQAMGAAGRRKVAALFATEAVLPRMEKMYAELGFKPQ; this is translated from the coding sequence ATGAAGAAGATAATCATGCTCGGTACCGGGCTCGATACGCCGGGCGGCATCGCGGCCGTGATGCGGGTTTATGAAGAGGCCGGTCTGATGCGCCGCTATGGGATCCGCTACCTGGCCACGCACCGCGACGGCAGCAAATGGGCCAAATTGGGCGTCATGCTGCGCGCCTACCTGGATTTTTTCGGCATGCTGCTGACCGGGCGCGTGGGCTTGCTGCACGCGCATGTGGCCTCGCGCGCCAGCTTCTGGCGCAAGGCGGGCTTTTTTTTGCTGGCCTTTTTGTTCCGCATCCCGTCGGTGCTGCATTTGCATGGCGGCGAATTTGCCGTTTTCTATGGACGCGAATGCGGGCCGTGGCGGCGTGCCGCGATCCGTTTCATTTATGACCGCGTCAGCCGGGTCGTGGTGCTGTCCCATGGCTGGAAGCAGTGGGTGCAAAGCATCAGCCGCAACCACCACATCGAGGTGATATACAACCCGGTGCTGATGCCGGCGGTGCTGCCGGCGTGGGAACAACGGCGCCCGGCAGCCGTGCTGGCGCTGGGCCGGCTGTGCCGCGGCAAGGGCAGTTATGATTTGCTGCAGGCGGCGGCCGCCTTGGCGCCGCAGCAGCCGGCGCTGGAGCTGCGCCTGGGCGGTGATGGTGAACTCGACGCGGTGGCGGCGCGTGCCGCGGAACTGCAGCTGGATGACCAGTTGCAGTTGCTGGGCTGGGTCAGCGGCCAGGATAAGGTGGCGCAGCTGGCACAGGCGCGGGTGTTTGTGCTGCCCTCCTATAACGAAGGCCTGCCCATGAGCATACTGGAAGCCATGGCCTATGGCCTGCCGGTGGTCAGCACGCCGGTGGGCGGCATTCCCGATGCCATTGCCGAGGGCGTCGAAGGCTTCCTGGTGCCGCCCGGCGATGTCGCGGCCTTGGCCGAGCGGCTGTCGCGCTTGTTGCAAGACGATGCGCTGGCGCAAGCCATGGGCGCGGCCGGCCGCCGCAAGGTGGCGGCCCTGTTTGCCACGGAAGCGGTCTTGCCGCGCATGGAAAAAATGTACGCTGAACTGGGATTTAAACCGCAATGA
- a CDS encoding glycosyltransferase family 4 protein, with protein sequence MRILRFMGYPINNCSTLERMVLSQALALRQLGHELEIVFDGVKRPEAVAAARAFAPGVALHFDLPARFGWRQPRAMAAYLRRAHALIRQGRYDIVHLYFDPGARLLNLLARQLPEVRFLRTIGTTPLTSGAPWLQALKRRKKVWELAQMQRVVCVSQHIGDLLVEYGVPAGRIVVAPNATDVQRFCPQGARQPGPVLRLGFVGRLNPVKNLGLLVAGMRQLVAEGERGVHLTLIGDGEQQAELAQLVRSWQLDAYVRLAGRADDIPALLNREIDVYVQASHNEGCPAAVIEAMACAVPVLLSDIQGHRQVAEPERHASYFPAGDVAGFVAGVRRIQADYPHYLAQAARARAHVVAHYSTEAWIEKELQVYHSLMPA encoded by the coding sequence ATGCGCATTCTTCGTTTCATGGGCTATCCCATCAATAATTGCAGTACGCTGGAACGGATGGTGTTGTCGCAGGCGCTCGCCTTGCGGCAGCTGGGGCACGAACTGGAAATCGTCTTCGATGGCGTGAAGCGGCCCGAAGCGGTGGCGGCGGCGCGCGCCTTTGCCCCCGGCGTGGCGCTGCACTTCGACTTGCCGGCCCGCTTCGGCTGGCGCCAGCCGCGCGCCATGGCCGCCTACCTGCGCCGCGCCCATGCGCTGATCCGCCAGGGCCGCTACGATATCGTGCACCTGTATTTCGATCCGGGCGCCCGGCTGCTGAACCTGCTGGCCCGCCAGTTGCCCGAGGTGCGCTTTCTGCGCACCATCGGCACCACGCCGCTGACGAGCGGCGCGCCGTGGTTGCAGGCGCTGAAGCGGCGGAAAAAAGTGTGGGAACTGGCGCAGATGCAGCGCGTGGTCTGTGTCAGCCAGCATATCGGCGATTTGCTGGTCGAGTATGGCGTGCCGGCCGGGCGCATCGTGGTGGCGCCGAATGCCACCGATGTACAGCGCTTTTGCCCGCAAGGGGCGCGTCAGCCGGGGCCGGTATTGCGGCTGGGCTTTGTGGGGCGCTTGAATCCGGTCAAGAACCTGGGCTTGCTGGTTGCCGGCATGCGGCAATTGGTGGCCGAGGGCGAGCGTGGCGTCCACCTGACCCTGATCGGCGATGGCGAGCAGCAGGCCGAGCTGGCGCAACTGGTGCGCAGCTGGCAGTTGGATGCCTATGTGCGCCTGGCCGGCCGGGCCGACGATATTCCGGCCCTGCTGAACCGGGAGATCGATGTGTACGTGCAAGCCTCGCACAATGAAGGCTGCCCGGCGGCGGTGATCGAAGCCATGGCCTGCGCGGTGCCGGTGCTGCTGTCCGATATCCAGGGCCACCGCCAGGTGGCCGAGCCGGAGCGGCACGCCAGTTATTTCCCGGCCGGCGACGTGGCGGGCTTTGTGGCCGGCGTGCGCCGCATCCAGGCCGACTACCCGCACTATCTGGCGCAGGCCGCGCGCGCGCGCGCGCATGTGGTGGCGCACTACAGCACCGAGGCCTGGATCGAGAAGGAATTACAGGTCTACCACAGCCTGATGCCGGCGTGA
- a CDS encoding alginate lyase family protein, producing MTSLAWKLNRLKLMGAPEIAWRVQQLLQKKASKFGLGLAARAPAPDLGRFGAAFVGDPAAGVDQAAVRAAADAVLAGRWNVFALRGLPLGFPPQWNRDPKTGTMAPMALGKLIDYRSERVVGDIKYLWEPSRHLELVTLALAWRLSGERRYAEGARELLQSWFAQCPYPQGVHWTSSLELAVRLLNWAFAWQLLGGQRSFLFEGEGGQRFLRQWLDNVYQHCHFIGGYFSRHSSANNHLFGEYMGLFVAAVNWPCWPEAARWQALAQRGLEAEALQQNTEDGVNKEQAIYYQHEVMDMMLLCQRIGAVNGVGFSQAYRQRLERLAEFVAALMDAGGHVPMTGDADDAQMVRLGYEPGWCPYRSLLASCALLFSRPDFKAKAGRLDDKNRWLFGAAGAARWDELGAAGPEQPVLAFPQGGYYLLGKDYGQAGEVRLVADCAPLGYLSIAAHGHADALAFTLSLGGEEFLIDPGTYAYHTQKLWRDYFRSTAAHNTVQVDGQDQSEIGGNFMWLRKATARLLAHAATGELQVFEGEHDGYARLADPLLHRRKVEFDSNRNALVVKDILECKAEHEIALHWHFAEGCQVQGTRSQLSIEGERARLNMRCEFGAGVELLRCSESPPAGWISRKFDEKAGISTAVWRGRIAGTTEIVTVLEWQFKAH from the coding sequence ATGACTTCCCTTGCCTGGAAACTCAACCGCCTGAAACTGATGGGCGCGCCCGAAATCGCCTGGCGCGTGCAGCAGCTGCTGCAAAAGAAAGCCAGTAAATTCGGCCTGGGCCTGGCGGCCCGCGCGCCGGCGCCGGACCTGGGCCGCTTCGGCGCCGCCTTCGTCGGCGACCCGGCGGCCGGCGTCGACCAGGCCGCCGTGCGCGCGGCCGCCGACGCCGTGCTGGCCGGGCGCTGGAATGTGTTCGCCCTGCGCGGCCTGCCGCTGGGCTTCCCGCCGCAGTGGAACCGCGATCCGAAGACCGGCACCATGGCGCCCATGGCGCTGGGCAAGCTGATCGACTACCGCAGCGAGCGCGTGGTGGGCGATATCAAGTATCTGTGGGAACCGAGCCGCCACCTGGAACTGGTGACGCTGGCCCTGGCCTGGCGCCTGAGCGGGGAGCGCCGTTATGCGGAGGGCGCGCGCGAGCTGTTACAATCCTGGTTTGCGCAATGTCCATACCCGCAAGGCGTGCACTGGACCAGCTCGCTGGAATTGGCGGTGCGCCTGTTGAACTGGGCCTTCGCCTGGCAGCTGCTGGGCGGCCAGAGGTCCTTCCTGTTCGAGGGGGAGGGCGGGCAACGCTTCCTGCGCCAGTGGCTGGACAATGTCTACCAGCACTGCCACTTCATCGGCGGCTATTTCTCGCGCCATTCCTCGGCCAATAACCATTTGTTCGGCGAATACATGGGCCTGTTCGTGGCGGCCGTCAACTGGCCTTGCTGGCCGGAGGCGGCGCGCTGGCAAGCCCTGGCCCAGCGTGGCCTGGAAGCCGAGGCGCTGCAACAAAACACGGAAGATGGGGTCAATAAGGAGCAGGCCATCTATTACCAGCACGAGGTCATGGACATGATGCTGCTGTGCCAGCGCATCGGCGCCGTGAATGGCGTCGGCTTCAGCCAGGCTTACCGCCAGCGCCTGGAGCGCCTGGCCGAGTTCGTGGCGGCCCTGATGGATGCCGGCGGCCATGTGCCGATGACGGGCGACGCCGACGATGCCCAGATGGTGCGCCTGGGCTACGAGCCGGGCTGGTGTCCCTACCGCTCGCTGCTGGCCAGCTGCGCGCTGCTGTTTAGCCGGCCTGACTTCAAGGCCAAGGCCGGCCGCCTGGACGACAAGAACCGCTGGCTGTTCGGCGCGGCCGGCGCGGCGCGCTGGGACGAGTTGGGCGCGGCCGGTCCCGAACAGCCGGTGCTGGCCTTCCCGCAGGGCGGCTACTACCTGCTGGGCAAGGATTACGGCCAGGCTGGCGAAGTGCGGCTGGTGGCCGATTGCGCGCCGCTGGGCTATCTGTCGATCGCGGCCCACGGCCATGCCGACGCGCTGGCGTTTACGCTGTCCCTGGGCGGCGAAGAGTTTTTGATCGACCCCGGCACCTATGCTTATCACACGCAAAAGCTGTGGCGCGACTATTTTCGTAGTACCGCCGCCCACAACACGGTGCAGGTGGATGGCCAGGACCAGTCCGAGATCGGCGGCAACTTCATGTGGCTGCGCAAGGCCACGGCGCGCCTGCTGGCCCATGCCGCCACGGGCGAATTGCAAGTGTTCGAGGGCGAGCACGATGGTTATGCCCGGCTGGCGGATCCGCTGTTGCACCGCCGCAAAGTGGAATTTGATTCCAATCGGAACGCCCTTGTTGTTAAAGACATATTAGAATGCAAGGCAGAGCATGAAATCGCCCTGCATTGGCACTTTGCCGAGGGCTGCCAGGTCCAAGGCACGCGCAGCCAGCTCAGTATCGAGGGCGAGCGGGCGCGCCTGAATATGCGTTGCGAGTTCGGCGCCGGGGTGGAATTGCTGCGTTGCAGCGAGTCGCCGCCGGCGGGCTGGATCTCGCGCAAGTTTGATGAAAAAGCTGGCATCAGCACCGCCGTCTGGCGGGGCAGGATTGCCGGCACAACGGAAATCGTGACTGTCCTGGAATGGCAGTTCAAGGCACATTAA
- a CDS encoding glycosyltransferase family 4 protein, whose product MASAGKPRRVLILVENLPSPFDRRVWQEATTLHANGYEVSIICPTGKGYESRYEAIEGIHIYRYRLPLEAEGAKGYAIEYSAALFHTFRLAWKVLFQRGFDVIHACNPPDLLFLIGGFFKLTMGKKFLFDHHDINPELYEAKFGRRDFFYKLMVLFERWSFKTSDVSIATNESYKKIAIERGGMDPDKVYVVRSGPKLDRLRVLPPVERLKKGRRFLVGYVGVMGAQEGIDLLLESARHLIQVMGRTDVQFGLVGGGTSLDQMRQMAADMGIADHVTFTGRVPDQDLLEMLNTADVCVNPDVANDMNDKSTMNKIMEYMALGKPIVQFDLVEGKVSAQEASLYALKNDPIDMARKIAELLDDPERRARMGEYGRNRVVNELEWEYEAPKLLAAYERLYSANAPLPNAVPPYRKGS is encoded by the coding sequence ATGGCATCTGCTGGTAAGCCGCGCCGCGTCCTGATCCTGGTCGAGAACCTGCCGTCGCCGTTTGACCGCCGCGTCTGGCAGGAAGCGACCACCTTGCATGCCAATGGCTACGAGGTGTCGATTATCTGTCCGACCGGCAAAGGCTATGAATCGCGCTACGAGGCGATCGAGGGCATCCATATCTACCGCTACCGCCTGCCGCTTGAAGCGGAAGGCGCGAAAGGCTATGCGATCGAATATTCGGCGGCCCTGTTCCACACCTTCCGCCTGGCGTGGAAGGTGTTGTTCCAGCGCGGCTTCGACGTCATCCATGCCTGCAATCCACCCGACCTGCTGTTCCTGATCGGCGGCTTCTTCAAGCTCACCATGGGCAAGAAGTTCCTGTTCGACCACCACGACATCAACCCGGAACTGTACGAGGCCAAGTTCGGCCGCCGCGACTTCTTCTACAAGCTGATGGTGCTGTTCGAGCGCTGGTCCTTCAAGACCTCGGATGTGTCGATCGCCACCAACGAGTCTTACAAGAAGATCGCCATCGAACGCGGCGGCATGGACCCGGACAAGGTGTATGTGGTGCGCAGCGGTCCCAAACTGGACCGCCTGCGCGTGCTGCCGCCGGTCGAGCGCCTGAAGAAAGGCCGCCGCTTCCTGGTCGGCTATGTCGGCGTGATGGGCGCGCAGGAAGGCATCGACCTGTTGCTGGAGTCGGCGCGCCACCTGATCCAGGTCATGGGCCGTACCGATGTGCAGTTCGGCCTGGTGGGCGGCGGCACCTCGCTCGACCAGATGCGCCAGATGGCGGCCGATATGGGCATCGCCGACCACGTGACCTTCACCGGCCGCGTGCCGGATCAGGACTTGCTGGAAATGCTGAACACGGCCGATGTCTGCGTCAACCCTGACGTGGCCAACGATATGAACGACAAGTCGACCATGAACAAGATCATGGAATACATGGCGCTGGGCAAACCCATCGTCCAGTTCGACCTGGTGGAAGGCAAGGTCTCGGCCCAGGAAGCCTCGCTGTACGCGCTGAAGAACGATCCCATCGACATGGCGCGCAAGATCGCCGAGCTGCTCGACGATCCGGAACGCCGCGCGCGCATGGGCGAATATGGCCGCAACCGCGTGGTCAACGAACTGGAATGGGAATACGAGGCGCCCAAGCTGCTGGCCGCCTACGAACGCCTGTACTCGGCCAATGCGCCGCTGCCGAACGCCGTGCCACCGTACCGCAAAGGAAGCTGA
- a CDS encoding nucleotide sugar dehydrogenase, whose translation MKISIFGLGYVGAVSAGCLASDGHTVIGVDPNQTKVDLINQGTTPIIEKDIGEMIAATVKSGLLRATTDVRDAVLGSDMSLICVGTPSQLNGNLDLSHVRKVCQQIGAAIKDKAGFHVVVARSTMLPGSMTSVVIPALEEASGKKAGVDFGVCNNPEFLREGTAVYDYYHPPKTVIGESDEQAGALLVKLYEKMDAPLVRTDVATAEMVKYTDNTWHAVKVAFANEIGNICKAVGIDGHKVMEIFCQDTKLNLSPYYMKPGFAFGGSCLPKDVRALTYKARSLDLDLPLLNSVLPSNQKQVEKGLKMIVDKGARKVGILGFSFKAGTDDLRESPLVDVIEHLLGKGYELKLYDKNVNLAALTGANQDYILNHIPHISKLMVNSMDEVLAFADTVVIGNGAAEFKAVPERLKAGQNLVDLVRISAEQSGGQYDGICW comes from the coding sequence TTGAAAATCAGTATCTTTGGCCTGGGTTATGTAGGGGCGGTCTCCGCCGGCTGTCTGGCCTCCGACGGCCATACCGTGATTGGCGTGGACCCCAACCAAACCAAGGTGGACCTGATCAATCAGGGTACGACCCCGATTATCGAAAAAGACATCGGCGAGATGATCGCCGCCACCGTCAAGAGCGGCCTGCTGCGCGCCACCACCGATGTACGCGATGCCGTGCTGGGCAGCGATATGTCCCTGATCTGCGTCGGCACCCCGTCCCAGCTGAACGGCAACCTGGACCTGAGCCATGTGCGCAAGGTGTGCCAGCAGATCGGCGCCGCCATCAAGGACAAGGCCGGCTTCCATGTGGTCGTGGCGCGCAGCACCATGCTGCCAGGCTCGATGACCTCGGTGGTCATCCCGGCCCTGGAAGAAGCGTCGGGCAAGAAGGCCGGCGTCGATTTCGGCGTCTGCAACAACCCCGAATTCCTGCGCGAAGGCACGGCGGTGTATGACTACTACCACCCGCCGAAAACCGTGATCGGCGAGAGCGACGAACAGGCCGGCGCGCTGCTGGTCAAGCTGTACGAGAAGATGGATGCGCCGCTGGTGCGCACCGACGTGGCCACCGCCGAGATGGTCAAGTACACCGACAACACCTGGCACGCCGTGAAAGTGGCCTTCGCCAACGAGATCGGCAATATCTGCAAGGCGGTCGGCATCGATGGCCACAAGGTCATGGAAATCTTCTGCCAGGACACCAAACTGAACCTGTCGCCTTACTATATGAAGCCCGGCTTCGCCTTCGGCGGCTCCTGCCTGCCGAAAGACGTGCGCGCGCTGACCTACAAGGCGCGCAGCCTGGACCTGGACCTGCCGCTGCTGAACTCCGTGCTGCCGTCGAACCAGAAGCAGGTGGAAAAGGGCTTGAAGATGATCGTCGACAAGGGCGCGCGCAAGGTCGGCATCCTCGGCTTCTCCTTCAAGGCCGGCACCGACGACCTGCGCGAATCGCCGCTGGTCGACGTCATCGAGCACCTGCTGGGCAAGGGCTATGAACTCAAGCTGTACGACAAGAACGTCAACCTGGCCGCCCTGACCGGCGCCAACCAGGATTACATCCTGAACCACATCCCGCACATCTCCAAGCTCATGGTCAATTCCATGGACGAGGTGCTGGCCTTTGCCGACACCGTGGTGATCGGCAATGGCGCCGCCGAATTCAAGGCCGTGCCCGAGCGCCTGAAAGCCGGCCAGAACCTGGTCGACCTGGTGCGTATCAGCGCCGAGCAAAGCGGAGGTCAGTACGATGGCATCTGCTGGTAA
- a CDS encoding phenylacetate--CoA ligase family protein produces the protein MSLSFEIRNFLKAKLRTGPRFRAMLSQFQASGQLGGAQLADWQWQHLQRTLASAYRNVPYYRQLFQQHGVHPDQLHSPADLRQLPITEKSAIRADPAQFLHERHRGLKFRAQTSGSTGTPLTLSRDSHSVNAENAFLWRFWLSHGKQLDSRRATVRADLIADVASQRLWVYNRFQRELLLSAFHLSDAAMGRMLDKLTAYQAYDLYAYPSTAYVLADYAARSGRELQFGAVFTSSEQLFDYQRELVERQFATHVRDWYGQAERVAAIAHCRHGRYHVQEDYSWVELLPVENGEHEVIGTSFFNHLMPLIRYRTGDRVLLHDDACPCGSAFRSIKAIAGRTAAYLLTPDGRKVSLVNHIPRGVPHLIEVQFVQETPDALCLRVVAEAGFSAQDGAMLIQRARERISTDMHYRIEQVPLIPRTAAGKFMPIIALPAAPSGGQA, from the coding sequence ATGAGTTTGTCATTTGAAATCCGCAACTTCCTCAAGGCCAAATTAAGGACGGGGCCGCGCTTTCGCGCCATGCTGAGCCAGTTCCAGGCTTCCGGCCAGCTGGGCGGCGCGCAGCTGGCCGACTGGCAATGGCAGCATCTGCAGCGGACCCTGGCCTCGGCCTACCGGAATGTGCCGTACTACCGGCAGCTGTTCCAGCAACATGGCGTGCACCCGGACCAGCTGCACAGCCCGGCCGATCTGCGCCAGTTGCCCATTACGGAAAAAAGCGCCATCCGCGCCGATCCCGCGCAATTTTTGCACGAGCGCCATCGCGGCCTGAAGTTTCGCGCCCAGACCAGCGGCAGCACCGGCACGCCGCTGACGCTGAGCCGCGACAGCCATTCCGTCAATGCGGAAAACGCCTTTTTATGGCGCTTCTGGCTGTCGCACGGCAAGCAGCTCGATTCGCGCCGCGCCACCGTGCGCGCCGACCTGATCGCCGACGTCGCCTCGCAGCGGCTGTGGGTGTATAACCGCTTTCAGCGCGAGCTGCTGCTGTCGGCCTTTCATCTGAGCGATGCGGCCATGGGCCGCATGCTGGACAAGCTGACCGCCTACCAGGCGTATGATTTGTACGCCTATCCTTCCACCGCCTATGTGCTGGCCGACTATGCGGCCCGCAGCGGCCGGGAACTGCAGTTTGGGGCGGTCTTCACCTCGTCCGAGCAATTGTTCGATTACCAGCGCGAGCTGGTGGAGCGCCAGTTCGCCACCCATGTGCGCGACTGGTATGGCCAGGCCGAGCGGGTGGCGGCCATCGCCCATTGCCGCCATGGGCGTTACCATGTACAGGAAGACTATTCCTGGGTTGAATTGCTGCCCGTGGAAAATGGCGAGCATGAGGTGATCGGCACCTCGTTCTTCAACCATCTGATGCCCTTGATCCGCTACCGCACCGGCGACCGCGTGCTCTTGCACGACGATGCCTGCCCTTGCGGTTCGGCCTTCCGCTCGATCAAGGCCATCGCCGGCCGCACGGCCGCCTACCTGCTGACGCCGGACGGCCGCAAGGTCAGCCTGGTCAACCATATCCCGCGCGGCGTGCCGCACCTGATCGAGGTGCAGTTTGTGCAGGAGACGCCGGACGCGCTCTGCCTGCGCGTGGTGGCCGAGGCCGGGTTCTCGGCGCAGGACGGCGCCATGCTGATCCAGCGCGCGCGCGAACGCATCTCCACGGATATGCATTACCGGATCGAACAAGTGCCGCTGATTCCGCGCACGGCAGCCGGCAAATTCATGCCGATTATTGCGCTGCCGGCCGCGCCATCGGGCGGGCAGGCATAA